A window of Phycodurus eques isolate BA_2022a chromosome 5, UOR_Pequ_1.1, whole genome shotgun sequence contains these coding sequences:
- the psma1 gene encoding proteasome subunit alpha type-1, producing MFRNQYDNDVTVWSPQGRIHQIEYAMEAVKQGSATVGLKSKTQAVLVALKRAQSELAAHQKKILHVDNHIGISIAGLTADARLLCNFMRQECLDSRFVFDRPLPTSRLVHLVGSKTQIPTQRYGRRPYGVGLLIAGYDDMGPHIFQTCPSANYFDCKAMSIGARSQSARTYLERCMDKFADCNLNELVQHGLRALRETLPTEQDLTTKNVSIGIVGKDMEFTIYDDDDVAPYLEGLEERPQRKVAAPADDDAPAAAVPDEPMEH from the exons ATG TTCCGCAATCAGTACGACAACGACGTGACTGTATGGAGCCCGCAG GGTCGTATTCATCAAATTGAGTATGCCATGGAGGCTGTGAAGCAAGGCTCTGCGACCGTAGGACTCAAATCCAAAACCCAGGCAGTCCTTGTTGCACTAAAG agAGCTCAGTCAGAACTGGCGGCCCACCAAAAGAAGATTCTGCATGTTGACAACCACATCGGCATCTCCATCGCTGGACTCACTGCAGACGCCAGGCTGCTATG TAACTTCATGCGTCAGGAATGTTTGGACTCCAGGTTCGTCTTTGACCGTCCCCTCCCCACGTCACGACTCGTCCATCTAGTCGGCAGCA AAACACAAATCCCAACACAGCGATACGGAAGGAGACCATATGGCGTCGGGCTGCTAATCGCCGGCTATGAC GACATGGGCCCACACATCTTCCAGACGTGCCCGTCGGCCAACTACTTTGACTGCAAGGCCATGTCGATCGGCGCCCGCTCGCAGTCGGCCCGCACCTACCTGGAAAGATGCATGGACAAGTTTGCAGATT GTAATTTGAATGAGTTGGTCCAGCACGGCTTGAGAGCCCTCAGAGAGACCCTCCCCACTGAGCAGGACCTCACCACCAAG AATGTTTCCATCGGCATTGTGGGTAAGGACATGGAGTTCACCATctacgacgacgacgacgtggCCCCCTACCTGGAGGGTTTGGAGGAGAGGCCGCAGAGGaag GTGGCCGCGCCCGCAGACGATGACGCCCCCGCCGCAGCCGTGCCCGACGAGCCCATGGAGCACTGA
- the ric3b gene encoding protein RIC-3b, translated as MAMSTFQKVTLATCLVLCVALLLPRMLLSHGRKDASEGHFPPMVHRHMAPEGRGQRAAAGSGPSSRAHKAEAVVARTKGGGAGAGLGTAAKSNLAGQIIPVYGFGILLYILYILFKITSKGSTQPPLGRYSSHCSKNTKRKITDFELVQLQEKLRETEMVMENIVSSAQRSPDRGSKGVNVDQESLLQQLTEITRVMQEGQLVEGVATPMKNHQEPWEEDEEEDPHDLWERHRCCCQHSPCGSQTQAGEDDAADNFPAGVLGADQADEDPGAGSGAKEKQEVHLNEKEQREREGQEQQSQLGVPNEELPGVLKELELTFKMTSAMEREKMDYLETQALSGGGGPVRWRNKKRSKKESQ; from the exons atggcgatgtCCACCTTCCAGAAGGTGACGTTGGCCACTTGCCTGGTGCTGTGCGTGGCCCTGCTGCTTCCCCGGATGTTGCTGTCTCACGGGAGGAAGGATGCTAGCGAAG GTCACTTCCCGCCCATGGTGCACCGTCACATGGCGCCAGAGGGCCGAGGCCAGAGGGCGGCGGCGGGGTCGGGCCCCTCCTCCAGGGCCCACAAGGCGGAGGCCGTCGTCGCCCGGACCAAAGGTGGGGGAGCGGGAGCCGGGCTGGGAACTGCGGCCAAATCCAACCTGGCGGGACAAATCATTCCTGTCTACGGATTTGGAATCTTACTCTACATCCTCTACATCCTCTTCAAG aTCACGTCAAAGGGGAGCACTCAGCCTCCATTGGGCAGATACTCCTCACATTGCTCAAAGAACACCAAGAGGAAAATCA CCGACTTTGAGCTGGTTCAGCTGCAGGAGAAGCTGAGGGAGACGGAAATGGTGATGGAGAACATTGTTTCCAGCGCACAGCGCAGCCCTGACAG GGGCAGTAAGGGCGTCAACGTGGACCAGGAGAGTCTCCTGCAGCAGTTGACAGAAATCACTCGCGTGATGCAGGAAGGTCAGCTGGTGGAGGGCGTGGCAACACCCATGAAAAACCACCAGGAACCCTGGGAAGAAG ATGAAGAAGAGGATCCTCATGACTTGTGGGAGCGCCATCGCTGCTGCTGTCAGCATTCTCCTTGTGGATCACAGACGCAAGCCGGAGAAGACGACGCGGCCGACAACTTTCCGGCGGGTGTTCTGGGCGCAGACCAGGCAGACGAAGATCCAGGTGCCGGTTCGGGGGCTAAGGAGAAGCAGGAGGTCCACCTGAACGAGAAGGAGCAGAGGGAACGTGAGGGCCAGGAGCAGCAGAGCCAGCTGGGCGTGCCCAATGAGGAGCTGCCAGGCGTGCTGAAGGAGTTGGAGCTCACCTTCAAGATGACGTCCGCCATGGAGCGAGAGAAAATGGACTACCTGGAGACGCAAGCGCTGTCCGGAGGCGGTGGTCCCGTCAGATGGCGGAACAAAAAGAGAAGCAAGAAGGAGTCTCAGTGA